The following proteins are encoded in a genomic region of Candidatus Baltobacteraceae bacterium:
- a CDS encoding BON domain-containing protein encodes MNRSCCLALSLIALTGCSAQQQQQAQASAQRATQSTVQHAKEGYLVAAVTAKLVAVDVDASTEVHVSDADGTIALSGSARTQAERDRYVSAAKSVGGVVAVRDDLSVNPRLQGVREDTLDAALDVRVSAAIAGQAGANAFHIAPSARNGVVTLTGTVPSRDVDQVIVQTVRHVEGVRRVIDRITVK; translated from the coding sequence ATGAACAGATCGTGCTGCCTCGCCTTGTCCCTCATCGCCCTGACAGGGTGCTCCGCGCAGCAACAGCAACAGGCACAAGCGAGCGCGCAGCGCGCGACGCAGTCGACCGTCCAGCATGCGAAAGAAGGTTATCTCGTCGCCGCGGTGACGGCGAAACTGGTCGCCGTCGACGTCGACGCGTCGACCGAGGTGCACGTTTCCGACGCCGACGGCACGATCGCGTTATCGGGAAGCGCCCGCACGCAGGCCGAGCGCGACCGCTACGTCAGTGCGGCGAAGTCGGTCGGTGGCGTGGTCGCCGTTCGCGATGATCTTTCGGTAAATCCGCGTCTCCAAGGAGTGCGCGAAGATACGCTCGACGCAGCGCTCGACGTTCGCGTTTCGGCCGCCATCGCCGGTCAAGCCGGCGCGAATGCCTTTCACATCGCGCCCTCGGCGCGCAACGGCGTCGTAACGCTGACCGGAACGGTGCCGAGTCGCGACGTCGATCAGGTGATCGTCCAAACGGTGCGGCACGTCGAAGGCGTGCGGCGCGTCATCGATCGTATTACCGTGAAGTAG
- a CDS encoding retropepsin-like aspartic protease, producing the protein MLIAVLLFASTSVCAAGDDAQWLKYLHRQFTGFNFGDGTIRATLSSGMNIDVEADRATGAYKYVILDPGGDYETILKILAYGEVAPGIKMISSWQYEGEDGKTIDENVKLNPIVADSDLHPPPQTAHWSFGATGVVPITQTHDRLVVHALVNGVLGTFLVDTGADDIYLSGAFARRAGLSPIGHTEVGTLYGTELSDIGKVQTMELGDNTLYDVIVNYGMDEPDPRGPDGLLGYGLFAGARVSIDFKNSTMTFKDPIDPAGATSGVRVDASFGDGHASIPMLLNKSLGLDAVIDTGAPGGVVIPSRLLSAYGLHFYQTEGGGCGTIDTLTVASLSYYSPKACVAYQSTGRWILVGMDFLNQFDRVDFDYPDGTVTFFPKKGK; encoded by the coding sequence ATGCTCATTGCTGTTCTGCTTTTCGCATCAACCTCGGTCTGTGCCGCCGGGGACGACGCCCAGTGGCTGAAGTATCTCCATCGGCAATTCACCGGATTCAACTTTGGCGACGGCACGATACGCGCGACACTCAGTAGCGGGATGAACATCGACGTAGAGGCCGACCGTGCGACGGGCGCCTATAAATATGTCATTCTCGACCCGGGCGGGGATTACGAAACCATTCTGAAGATTCTCGCTTATGGTGAAGTTGCTCCGGGCATCAAGATGATCTCGTCGTGGCAATACGAGGGTGAAGACGGGAAGACGATCGACGAAAACGTCAAGCTGAATCCGATCGTCGCCGACAGCGATTTGCACCCACCGCCGCAGACGGCGCATTGGTCATTCGGCGCGACGGGCGTCGTACCGATTACGCAAACCCACGATCGCCTCGTCGTGCACGCTCTGGTCAACGGAGTCTTGGGGACGTTCCTCGTCGACACGGGAGCCGATGACATCTATCTAAGTGGAGCTTTTGCGCGTCGTGCCGGTCTCTCGCCCATCGGGCACACCGAGGTCGGAACGCTCTACGGCACCGAGCTGAGCGACATCGGCAAAGTGCAGACGATGGAGCTTGGCGATAACACACTCTACGACGTGATCGTCAATTACGGGATGGACGAGCCCGACCCGCGGGGACCGGATGGGTTGCTCGGCTATGGCCTGTTTGCGGGGGCGCGCGTATCGATCGACTTCAAGAACAGCACGATGACGTTCAAAGACCCCATCGACCCCGCCGGCGCGACGTCGGGCGTGCGCGTCGATGCGAGCTTTGGCGATGGTCACGCGTCGATCCCGATGCTTCTGAATAAATCGCTCGGTCTGGACGCGGTTATCGATACGGGCGCTCCCGGGGGCGTAGTAATTCCGAGCCGCCTGCTCAGTGCATACGGTCTTCACTTTTATCAAACGGAGGGTGGCGGGTGCGGCACGATCGATACGTTGACGGTTGCTTCGCTGAGTTACTATTCGCCGAAAGCGTGCGTAGCGTACCAGTCGACCGGGCGCTGGATTTTGGTCGGCATGGACTTTCTCAATCAGTTCGATCGCGTCGACTTCGATTATCCGGATGGAACCGTGACGTTCTTTCCCAAGAAAGGGAAGTAG
- the leuB gene encoding 3-isopropylmalate dehydrogenase, producing the protein MIAVLPGDGVGPEVTREAVRVLAHVRPDIRCEEALVGGAALERGLPPLPDQTRALCERSDAILFGSVGMPQYDGKPMPERPEFALFALRSGFELYANIRPVRVFSGLEDASSLKSELVRGLDLIVLRELTGGIYFGKPSETRVENGVEIAVDTMLYRVPEIERIVHMGFQLAAARRKRLTSVDKENVLETSRLWRRVVERIAPEYPGVALEHLLVDNAAMQLVRRPARFDVVVTENMFGDILSDEAAILTGSIGTLPSASLGTRGTPGRRFGMYEPIGGTAPDIAGKHIANPTGAILSAALMLRHSFDDDRSALRIERAVAAVYEEGVRTADVAAGNVSVNTTGFTDAVISALAPVDTPAAP; encoded by the coding sequence ATGATTGCCGTTCTTCCCGGCGACGGCGTCGGGCCGGAAGTCACGCGTGAAGCGGTGCGCGTGCTCGCGCACGTGCGGCCCGATATTCGCTGCGAGGAAGCACTGGTCGGCGGCGCCGCTCTCGAGCGCGGTTTGCCGCCGCTGCCCGACCAGACGCGTGCGCTGTGCGAGCGCAGCGACGCGATCCTCTTCGGCAGCGTCGGAATGCCGCAATACGACGGCAAGCCGATGCCGGAACGCCCCGAGTTTGCACTTTTCGCACTGCGCAGCGGCTTCGAGCTCTACGCGAACATTCGGCCGGTGCGAGTCTTCTCCGGACTCGAAGATGCCTCATCGCTCAAATCGGAACTCGTGCGGGGCCTCGATCTGATCGTGCTGCGCGAACTGACCGGCGGAATCTACTTCGGCAAGCCCAGCGAAACGCGCGTCGAGAACGGCGTCGAGATCGCGGTCGATACGATGCTCTATCGCGTTCCCGAGATCGAGCGCATCGTGCACATGGGGTTTCAACTCGCCGCCGCTCGCCGCAAGCGGCTCACGTCGGTCGACAAAGAAAACGTGCTCGAGACCTCGCGTCTGTGGCGGCGGGTGGTCGAGCGGATCGCGCCCGAATACCCCGGCGTTGCGCTCGAGCACCTGCTGGTCGACAACGCCGCGATGCAGCTCGTGCGGCGTCCTGCACGCTTCGACGTGGTCGTCACCGAAAACATGTTCGGCGACATTCTCTCCGACGAGGCCGCGATTCTCACCGGTTCGATCGGCACGCTCCCGAGCGCGAGCCTCGGGACGCGCGGAACGCCGGGCCGCCGATTCGGCATGTACGAGCCGATCGGCGGAACGGCACCCGACATCGCGGGCAAGCACATCGCCAACCCGACCGGCGCGATTCTCTCGGCGGCGCTGATGCTGCGTCACAGTTTCGACGACGATCGAAGCGCGCTGCGCATCGAACGTGCCGTCGCCGCCGTATACGAAGAGGGCGTTCGAACCGCCGACGTCGCGGCAGGCAATGTGTCCGTCAACACGACCGGCTTCACCGATGCAGTTATCTCGGCGCTCGCGCCGGTTGACACCCCGGCCGCTCCGTGA
- a CDS encoding 2-isopropylmalate synthase gives MDTVEIFDTTLRDGEQSPGAAMTAATRLRIARMLDAAGVDTIEAGFPISNELARQSVAQIARAVRTARVAALARCTPEDVDAAAGALAGARRPRIHTFIATSRLHLERKLGITPERAIEMAGQAVRRARMRCDDVEFSAEDATRSDPAFLARIFSTALAAGARTLNVPDTVGYATPGEMHALIAYVREHVVGSEDAVISVHTHDDLGMATANALAAVSAGARQVECTINGIGERAGNCALEEIVVALRTRSELFGCATRFDVSRIQHLSRAVARGTRMPVQKNKAIVGENAFAHESGIHQDGVLKERSTYEIVDPTAVGCSTRLTLGRNSGRHALVTRARGLGLDFDDEGWRQFAGDFDRLATQRASIGDSDLLALAASIARRAECAS, from the coding sequence ATGGATACCGTAGAGATCTTCGATACCACGCTGCGCGACGGCGAACAGTCGCCGGGAGCGGCGATGACCGCGGCGACGCGACTACGCATCGCGCGCATGCTCGACGCGGCCGGCGTCGACACGATCGAGGCCGGTTTCCCGATCTCGAACGAACTCGCGCGGCAAAGCGTCGCGCAGATCGCTCGCGCGGTACGAACGGCACGAGTCGCCGCGCTCGCGCGCTGCACGCCCGAGGACGTCGATGCCGCCGCGGGCGCACTCGCCGGCGCGCGCCGCCCGCGGATCCACACCTTCATCGCGACCTCCCGGCTGCATCTGGAACGCAAACTGGGCATCACGCCCGAGCGGGCGATCGAGATGGCCGGCCAAGCCGTTCGGCGCGCGCGAATGCGCTGCGACGACGTAGAATTTTCCGCCGAGGACGCGACCCGCTCCGATCCGGCGTTTTTGGCGCGGATCTTCTCGACGGCGCTCGCCGCGGGCGCGCGCACCCTCAACGTCCCCGACACGGTCGGTTACGCGACGCCGGGCGAGATGCACGCCCTCATCGCGTACGTGCGCGAGCACGTCGTGGGGAGCGAGGACGCGGTGATCAGCGTCCACACGCACGACGACCTCGGTATGGCGACCGCAAATGCGCTCGCGGCGGTGAGCGCCGGAGCGCGTCAAGTCGAGTGCACGATCAACGGAATCGGCGAGCGGGCCGGGAACTGCGCGCTCGAAGAAATCGTCGTCGCGCTGCGGACGCGCAGCGAGCTCTTCGGATGCGCGACGCGATTCGACGTGAGCCGCATTCAGCATCTCTCGCGCGCGGTCGCTCGTGGAACGCGTATGCCGGTTCAGAAGAATAAAGCAATCGTCGGCGAGAACGCGTTCGCGCACGAATCCGGCATTCACCAAGACGGCGTCCTGAAAGAACGCTCGACCTACGAAATCGTCGATCCGACGGCGGTTGGGTGTTCGACGCGGTTGACGCTGGGGCGAAACTCCGGGCGTCACGCGCTCGTCACCCGGGCAAGGGGGCTGGGGCTCGACTTCGATGACGAAGGCTGGCGGCAATTTGCCGGCGATTTCGACCGGCTGGCGACGCAGCGCGCGAGCATCGGCGATTCGGACTTGCTCGCCCTGGCCGCGTCGATCGCCCGCCGGGCGGAATGTGCGTCATGA
- a CDS encoding aconitase family protein: MSRTYFDALWESHIVESLADGNDLLFIDRIVAHEITTPPGALQIERRFNDALFDPNAIVAVNDHVSPANDAATALQARHLRLWAKRHGIRLFDVGDNGICHVLVPERGLVRPGMTLCCGDSHTCTLGAFGAIAFGVGTTAQAGAMLAGSVVLKRPLVMRVQIDGALPAPAAAKDVALTVVRTLGADGGRGYALEYGGSTVAAMSMGERMTLCNMAIEAGATTGYVRPDVVTRAYLHARGEPFAGEERWYAYECGESAYAKTIEIDASSIVPLVTWGTNPAQSIPLGERVPEDARTESLAYMGIAPGDAIEELEIDQVFIGSCTNSRLHDLRAAAQVLRGRRVSIPTIVTPGSQAVKRAAESEGLHDVFQDAGALWTHSSCGPCLGMSMGVLGKGMRCVSTSNRNFPGRMGPGGRVHLASPVVAAASAVLGRVPTPSQLEELMGNAVCV; the protein is encoded by the coding sequence ATGAGCCGCACGTACTTCGATGCGCTTTGGGAATCCCACATCGTCGAGTCGCTCGCCGACGGCAACGATCTGCTCTTCATCGACCGGATCGTGGCGCACGAGATCACGACGCCCCCCGGTGCGCTTCAGATCGAGCGCCGGTTCAACGACGCGCTCTTCGATCCGAATGCGATCGTCGCGGTGAACGACCACGTTTCGCCCGCCAACGATGCCGCGACCGCGCTGCAAGCGCGGCACCTGCGGCTATGGGCGAAGCGTCACGGCATCCGTTTGTTCGACGTCGGCGATAACGGAATTTGCCACGTGCTCGTGCCCGAGCGCGGCCTCGTCCGCCCCGGTATGACGCTGTGCTGCGGCGATAGCCATACGTGTACGCTCGGTGCATTCGGGGCAATCGCCTTCGGTGTCGGTACGACCGCGCAGGCCGGCGCGATGCTGGCCGGATCGGTCGTGCTCAAACGCCCGCTGGTGATGCGCGTGCAGATCGACGGCGCTCTGCCCGCTCCGGCCGCTGCGAAGGACGTCGCGCTCACGGTCGTACGTACGCTCGGCGCCGACGGCGGCCGAGGATACGCCCTCGAGTACGGCGGAAGCACGGTCGCCGCGATGTCGATGGGCGAGCGCATGACGCTCTGCAACATGGCCATCGAAGCCGGGGCGACGACCGGGTACGTGCGGCCGGACGTCGTGACGCGCGCATATTTGCACGCGCGCGGCGAGCCGTTCGCCGGCGAGGAACGCTGGTACGCTTACGAATGCGGGGAGAGCGCGTACGCGAAGACGATCGAAATCGACGCATCTTCGATCGTACCGCTCGTGACCTGGGGCACCAATCCCGCGCAATCGATTCCACTCGGCGAACGCGTGCCGGAGGACGCTCGGACCGAGTCGCTCGCGTACATGGGAATCGCACCCGGCGATGCGATCGAGGAACTCGAGATCGACCAAGTCTTCATCGGATCGTGCACGAACTCACGCTTGCACGATCTGCGCGCCGCCGCACAGGTGCTTCGCGGCCGCCGCGTGAGCATCCCAACGATCGTCACACCGGGTTCGCAAGCCGTCAAACGTGCCGCCGAGAGCGAAGGCTTGCATGACGTCTTCCAAGACGCCGGTGCGCTTTGGACGCATTCGTCCTGCGGGCCGTGCCTGGGCATGTCGATGGGCGTACTCGGCAAGGGGATGCGCTGCGTCTCGACCTCGAACCGCAACTTCCCTGGACGCATGGGTCCGGGCGGACGCGTGCATCTTGCATCGCCGGTGGTTGCCGCGGCCAGTGCCGTCCTCGGACGCGTTCCAACTCCGTCACAACTCGAAGAACTCATGGGGAACGCCGTATGCGTCTGA
- a CDS encoding glycosyltransferase family 39 protein encodes MRTFALVSILVLGAILRLYHLSSVPTELDADEIDLYNSARSIVTTGHDVDGTLLPFLYANTVRNPPIYAAAGYASSLIFGKTPFGLRFPAVLFGLASIVLIFGITLELTRRRAIALLAALMMAVAPIFVQFSRIAWEPASELPFLLAGIYLALRALRERSPRELIGAALLFGLTAYTYMAGWFYAAVLGAPLLVIYANRGRSRAAARVTIGAAILWLIVAAPALWMWFFDPRTSARVHGIATFSSGISPATLAIFARNYLAHFRWSYLAVTGDPISGITWRYLNGFGAFYWWLVPLAALGALASFHYVRVRALLLWLGLWVLAYPLGGALTNEGAPNAPRTLAGAPVFCIMGAIGIVFLFDAAGMLRRRRIIRTARWILGIGLAAAIGISVVRFARFYFTDYVHQNSNAWDSGTRALFETILADQSRYRRVCFLIRPASYELDSYIRFYLAGSRLQTIDDIEDPRCSLPGTMLAIDNDHPMTQPGFRQIARIVDVDGNGFAELYAR; translated from the coding sequence TTGAGGACCTTTGCCCTGGTGTCGATTCTGGTGCTCGGCGCGATCCTGCGGCTCTATCACCTCTCGAGCGTGCCGACCGAACTGGATGCCGACGAGATCGATCTCTACAATTCCGCTCGCAGCATTGTGACGACCGGGCACGACGTCGACGGCACGTTGTTGCCCTTTCTCTACGCAAACACCGTCCGCAACCCCCCGATCTACGCGGCGGCTGGCTACGCTTCGAGCTTGATATTCGGCAAGACCCCGTTCGGCTTGCGCTTTCCCGCAGTGCTCTTCGGTCTCGCATCGATCGTGCTCATCTTCGGCATCACGCTGGAACTCACGCGCCGGCGCGCAATCGCGTTGCTCGCCGCGCTGATGATGGCGGTCGCGCCGATCTTCGTGCAATTCTCACGCATCGCGTGGGAACCGGCGTCCGAACTTCCCTTCTTGCTCGCAGGAATCTATCTCGCGCTGCGCGCGCTTCGTGAACGCTCACCGCGTGAACTGATCGGCGCCGCGCTGCTCTTCGGGCTGACGGCGTACACGTACATGGCGGGTTGGTTTTACGCCGCGGTGCTCGGCGCTCCACTCCTCGTCATCTATGCGAACCGTGGGCGCTCTCGTGCTGCCGCGCGCGTGACCATCGGCGCGGCAATACTATGGCTTATCGTCGCGGCGCCGGCGCTCTGGATGTGGTTCTTCGACCCGCGCACCAGCGCGCGCGTACACGGAATCGCGACGTTTTCCAGCGGTATCTCGCCCGCAACGCTCGCCATTTTCGCACGGAACTACCTCGCACATTTTCGATGGTCGTATCTGGCCGTGACGGGCGATCCCATCTCCGGCATCACCTGGCGTTATCTCAATGGCTTCGGCGCCTTCTATTGGTGGCTGGTGCCGCTCGCCGCGCTCGGCGCGCTCGCCTCGTTCCACTACGTGCGCGTCCGCGCGCTCTTGCTCTGGCTCGGGCTGTGGGTGCTCGCATATCCGCTCGGCGGTGCGTTGACCAACGAAGGTGCGCCCAATGCGCCAAGGACGCTCGCGGGAGCGCCCGTCTTCTGCATCATGGGCGCGATCGGCATCGTATTTCTCTTCGACGCCGCCGGAATGTTGCGGCGCCGCCGGATCATCCGAACGGCGAGATGGATCTTGGGCATTGGACTGGCCGCAGCGATCGGTATCTCGGTGGTGCGGTTCGCGCGCTTCTACTTCACCGACTACGTACATCAGAATTCGAACGCCTGGGATTCGGGGACGCGAGCGCTCTTCGAAACCATCCTTGCGGACCAGAGCCGGTACCGGCGCGTCTGCTTCCTGATTCGGCCGGCTTCCTACGAGCTCGACTCGTATATCCGTTTCTATCTCGCGGGCAGCCGGCTGCAGACGATCGACGACATCGAGGATCCGCGCTGCTCGTTGCCGGGAACGATGCTCGCGATCGACAACGACCATCCGATGACGCAGCCTGGGTTCCGGCAGATCGCGCGGATCGTGGACGTCGACGGCAACGGCTTCGCGGAGCTCTACGCGCGCTAA
- a CDS encoding thiamine pyrophosphate-dependent enzyme, with translation MSRNVADAMWELLHAAGVRRCYGIVGDALNPTIDALHRNGAVEFIHVRHEEYGGFAAVADAYLTGDPVAICGTAGPGVTHLINAMLDARKEGAPIIVIAGDVESAIIDTEALEELNPYQFFQTASLYTGRIINARQVRAVVQTALRAALVDRGPTVISLPGDIAVQSYDGPLDPVVRTNGSMLRPADADMRRLAAMIDNAERVTIFGGDGCRGAHDEVVALAQKLKAPVGYSFRGKQYLEYDNSNAVGMTGLIGYGGAYRAMHEADLLLMLGTDFPFSEFLPGKDVKKVQIDRQGKNLGRRTPIDLGLVGNVGDTVGALLGLVAEKTTTNHLDRALGLSREWNDSLASYVERGPSLRPIRPEYLVATLDRLAADDAFFGVDTGTPCIWVARYIRASAKRSIFGSFTWASMASGAPNAMGAQFAAPGRQTIALSGDGGFTMLGMGDMLTLVERKLPVVVIVFNNGSLDFVRIEQQEAGVPPFGTDFVNPNFALVAEAMGAKGIRLEDPANVEQGLREALDHRGGPVVVDAVVDPFALSIPSHVPTHTAAGFTLSAWKQVASGHGGFVFDEIVHNLDLAKSTTLID, from the coding sequence ATGAGCAGGAACGTCGCCGATGCTATGTGGGAACTGCTGCATGCCGCCGGCGTCCGCCGATGCTACGGCATCGTCGGCGACGCGCTCAACCCGACGATCGACGCGCTGCATCGCAACGGTGCAGTGGAATTCATTCACGTCCGCCACGAGGAGTACGGCGGGTTCGCCGCCGTCGCCGACGCGTACCTTACCGGCGACCCGGTCGCGATTTGCGGAACCGCCGGACCCGGCGTAACGCACCTCATCAACGCCATGCTCGATGCCCGCAAAGAGGGCGCGCCGATCATCGTGATCGCGGGCGACGTCGAATCGGCGATCATCGACACCGAGGCGCTCGAGGAGCTCAATCCCTATCAGTTTTTCCAAACGGCTTCGCTGTACACGGGGCGCATCATCAATGCGCGGCAGGTGCGGGCAGTCGTACAAACCGCATTGCGCGCCGCCTTGGTCGATCGCGGACCGACCGTAATTTCATTACCGGGCGACATCGCCGTGCAGTCCTACGACGGTCCACTCGATCCGGTCGTGCGCACGAACGGTTCGATGTTGCGCCCGGCGGATGCCGACATGCGGCGCCTCGCGGCGATGATCGATAACGCCGAGCGTGTAACGATTTTCGGTGGCGACGGATGCCGCGGTGCGCACGACGAAGTTGTCGCGCTCGCGCAGAAGCTCAAGGCTCCCGTGGGCTACTCCTTCCGCGGAAAGCAATACCTCGAGTACGACAATTCGAATGCGGTCGGCATGACGGGATTGATCGGGTATGGCGGCGCGTACCGCGCGATGCACGAGGCCGATCTGCTGCTCATGCTCGGCACCGACTTCCCGTTTTCGGAGTTTCTCCCCGGGAAAGACGTGAAGAAAGTTCAGATCGATCGCCAAGGAAAGAATCTCGGGCGACGTACGCCGATCGATCTCGGACTGGTCGGAAATGTCGGCGACACCGTCGGCGCGCTACTGGGGCTCGTGGCGGAGAAGACCACGACCAACCATCTCGACCGCGCGCTCGGACTCTCCCGCGAGTGGAACGATTCGCTCGCGAGCTACGTCGAGCGCGGCCCGAGCTTGCGCCCGATCCGCCCGGAATATCTCGTCGCGACGCTCGACCGTCTGGCCGCGGACGACGCGTTCTTCGGCGTGGACACGGGAACGCCGTGCATTTGGGTGGCGCGCTACATCCGAGCGAGCGCGAAACGAAGCATTTTCGGATCGTTCACCTGGGCGTCGATGGCGAGCGGCGCACCGAACGCGATGGGCGCGCAGTTCGCCGCTCCCGGCCGCCAAACGATCGCGCTCAGCGGTGACGGCGGCTTCACGATGCTGGGCATGGGCGATATGCTCACGCTCGTCGAGCGAAAGTTGCCGGTCGTCGTGATCGTGTTCAACAATGGATCGCTCGATTTCGTTCGGATCGAGCAGCAGGAGGCCGGCGTGCCGCCGTTCGGAACCGATTTCGTCAACCCGAACTTCGCACTCGTCGCGGAGGCGATGGGCGCAAAGGGGATACGGCTCGAGGATCCGGCCAACGTCGAACAGGGATTGCGCGAAGCGCTCGATCATCGCGGCGGCCCGGTCGTCGTCGACGCCGTCGTCGATCCGTTCGCGCTCTCGATTCCGTCACACGTTCCGACCCACACCGCAGCCGGCTTTACGCTGAGCGCGTGGAAGCAGGTGGCGAGCGGCCACGGCGGTTTCGTCTTCGATGAGATCGTGCACAACCTCGATCTCGCGAAATCGACGACGCTGATCGATTAG
- a CDS encoding branched-chain amino acid ABC transporter permease, which translates to MQELAQQIVSGLATGSIFASLALALVLIYRSMNVVNFAQGEMAMFSTFIAWQLVQVGVPMWLAFGITLVIAFVAAFAIERVVIRPVERAPQLTIVIVTLGLLIVCNGAAGWIWGYMVRSFPSPFPIAALNVGGVSLSLQDLGVIGVSLVTLLAVYLLFQKTKLGLGLRAAALYPEQSRLMGIRVSRMLAIGWGLAALVGAVSGIMIAPVVFLEPNMMQGVLVYAFAAAVLGGIESPIGAVIGGLLLGVALALLGTYVSFIGTDLNLPVAFGIIVIVLLVRPAGLFGRAHVKRV; encoded by the coding sequence ATGCAAGAACTCGCCCAGCAGATCGTCAGCGGCCTAGCCACCGGCTCGATCTTCGCCAGTCTGGCGCTGGCGCTCGTCCTGATCTATCGCTCGATGAACGTCGTGAATTTCGCTCAGGGTGAGATGGCGATGTTTTCCACGTTCATCGCATGGCAGCTGGTCCAGGTCGGCGTACCGATGTGGCTCGCCTTCGGGATCACGCTCGTGATCGCGTTCGTCGCCGCATTCGCAATCGAACGCGTCGTCATCCGCCCGGTCGAGCGCGCGCCGCAGCTGACCATCGTCATCGTGACCCTCGGGCTGCTGATCGTGTGCAACGGGGCCGCGGGCTGGATCTGGGGCTACATGGTGCGCAGCTTTCCGAGTCCGTTTCCGATCGCGGCACTCAACGTCGGCGGCGTGAGCCTGAGCCTGCAAGATCTCGGCGTCATCGGCGTCTCGCTGGTGACGCTGCTCGCGGTGTACCTGCTCTTTCAAAAGACCAAGCTGGGACTTGGGCTGCGCGCCGCGGCGCTCTATCCGGAACAGAGCCGGCTGATGGGGATTCGCGTGAGCCGGATGCTCGCGATCGGATGGGGTCTTGCCGCGTTGGTGGGCGCGGTTTCCGGCATCATGATCGCACCGGTGGTCTTTCTCGAGCCGAACATGATGCAAGGCGTGCTCGTCTACGCTTTTGCCGCGGCAGTTCTCGGCGGTATCGAGAGCCCCATCGGGGCGGTGATCGGCGGCCTGCTGCTCGGCGTGGCGCTCGCGCTGCTCGGCACCTACGTTTCCTTCATCGGAACGGATCTGAATTTGCCGGTCGCGTTCGGGATCATCGTGATCGTGCTGCTCGTGCGTCCGGCCGGCTTATTCGGCCGCGCGCACGTAAAAAGAGTCTAA
- a CDS encoding ABC transporter ATP-binding protein, translated as MLEISHLRASYGEIEALHDVSFRVEDGTIVALLGANGAGKTTTLRAISGMIKHSGSITFDGRSLGEYGPEDVARAGIAHVPEGRGTLSDLTVWENLVLGGYLLRSQQLRERYARVTEYFPWMESRKKQHAGTLSGGEQQMLAIARALMLQPKLILLDEPSLGLAPLVARDIFALLQTINREDGVALLLVEQNAVAALAMASHAYVLETGRVAATGAAEELARDDRVRRSYLGLDPITA; from the coding sequence ATGCTCGAGATTTCGCATCTTCGCGCGTCGTACGGGGAGATCGAAGCGCTGCACGACGTCTCGTTCCGGGTAGAGGACGGGACGATCGTCGCCCTGCTCGGTGCCAACGGCGCGGGGAAGACGACGACTCTGCGGGCGATCAGCGGAATGATCAAGCACAGCGGATCGATTACGTTCGACGGCCGCTCGCTCGGCGAGTACGGCCCCGAGGACGTCGCGCGCGCCGGCATCGCGCACGTGCCCGAAGGGCGCGGCACGCTGTCCGATTTGACCGTGTGGGAGAACCTCGTGCTCGGCGGCTATTTGCTTCGCTCGCAACAGTTGCGTGAACGCTACGCCCGCGTCACCGAGTATTTCCCCTGGATGGAGTCGCGTAAGAAGCAACACGCCGGTACGCTGAGCGGCGGTGAGCAGCAGATGCTCGCGATCGCACGTGCGCTGATGCTGCAGCCGAAACTGATTCTACTCGACGAGCCCTCGCTGGGCCTCGCACCGCTCGTCGCGCGCGATATCTTCGCGCTTTTGCAGACGATCAATCGCGAGGATGGCGTCGCGCTGCTGCTCGTCGAACAGAACGCCGTTGCTGCGCTGGCGATGGCCTCACATGCCTACGTGCTCGAAACGGGTCGTGTAGCGGCAACCGGTGCTGCCGAGGAACTCGCGCGCGACGATCGCGTGCGCCGGTCGTACTTGGGCCTCGACCCGATTACCGCCTAG